The following DNA comes from Puniceicoccus vermicola.
CGCCTTCGGAAGATTTTTCTCTGGATCCGGGCCTGGTGTATAGCGGTTGATCAAGAGAAGGTAGAAAATGCCGAGGTGAACTAGCTGCGCCATGACCGCGCTCCAGTTCTCGATGAGGCCTGAGCCGAACATCAGAACGCCCATTAAAAGGGCTCCTGCAGCGAGCCCCCATCGGATGAACTTTCCTCCCAAAAGGATCAGGATTCCGGAGGCAGCTTCGACGATAGGAATGACGAATCCTGCCGCCAGGGAAGGATATCCACTGAGAAGCGTTTCGGCAAACTCGGAGGAAATCCCCTCAGCAAAAGATCCCAACTTGGGGAGTCGGACCGCTCCATGCATGAAGAAACCGAGTCCGAGGCTGATCCGGCAGCAGAGGTAGGCAAGTTTGTGATTGTCCATGAAGAAGAGGGCTTTGGTTTGCGATTTTAAGTAACCAATGCGGCCGTCCGGATCGGTCAAATGGGTTGCGGTGATTCAGCAGATATTTCGATTGTGAATTGGGTTCCTGATACGATCCCTTCCGTTTTCATTGTGAATGTAATAATGCCTTCAGTTCATCCAGGGGACCGTCGCCGGATTTGTATCCAAACCGCGAGGCTAAAAAAATTAGGCATCTGGCCCAACACGGAATTCCACTGGATTTGAGGTCGAAAGAATGAACGAGATTGCACCCCGATTCGTCCCGACGGGAGAGGGTGTAGGATTCGTCAGCGCTACGGGAGCGTCCCTTGCGGTCGTGAAAAAAGTAGCGGAGGAGCAGGGATTTTTCGGGCTCGAGCGTTACGATCTTGCCGAGGGTTTCGGTAGGCGGACCGGATAATTGAAAAACGGCGCGGAATTCGGCGCCCTCCTCAAATTTGCGAGGAGAACTCGCCTCCACACATTTGGAATTCCAGGCTGGCAGGTTGCCTGGGTCTCGAATGATCTCCCAGACTTGGGCGCAAGAATTCGGAAGATTCATTTTTTCCTGCAAGATCATACGAAGATGGGAAGGAACTCAGGTCGGGCTATCCATGCTTTCCAGCTCGGCCAATCGTTTCCGCAAGCGTGCT
Coding sequences within:
- a CDS encoding DoxX family protein — translated: MDNHKLAYLCCRISLGLGFFMHGAVRLPKLGSFAEGISSEFAETLLSGYPSLAAGFVIPIVEAASGILILLGGKFIRWGLAAGALLMGVLMFGSGLIENWSAVMAQLVHLGIFYLLLINRYTPGPDPEKNLPKASS